TCTGCTCCGTAGCGGGCCGTCCCATGGTCTGCGTTTCCAGATCCTTCTGCATGGTGACAAGATCTTCCCTGCGTTCCGGGACTGGAAGCCCATACAGCTTTGCCAGGATCCCGATCGCCGCGGCGCATTCCGTATCCGCGTTGATCTTCGGCGGGTTTTCAAAGCCCAGCCTTATCTCGATAGACTGCTTTACAATAGAAAATACCATATGTCCCTCCTGTCACTCCCGGCTGTCAAGATCCATCTGAATGGTCTTTAAATAATGTACCAGGATATCTCTCTGGGTATGTATCTGATAGGTTTTATCAATCTCGTCATAGGTAAAACTCTTGCGTCCGCCGTCCTCCATCCGCCTCCAGAATCGGTACAGGTCGCAGAATGGTATGTAGTATATCTCATCCTCTGCTGTAAAATGAAGAATGATGAAGGCAATCCCGCCCTGTTCTTCAAACTCTTTCATAAATCGGACCTGATGTTCATGGACATTCTGGAGGGGAAAGGTCCTGACTGCGCACTCCTTGGCATCGAAACAGATGGGGATTCCCTGTACTGCGCCAATATAATCCACCGTACTTTTCTGGTCAAAATAGGCAAGTGTGATGTGTCTTGACTCCTTCTCGATGTTAATGGGTGTGATCGGAGTCGGGATCTTCTGGATCAGCGCCAGTTTCTTCTCCCGGTAGATCTCATTGCTGTGATTAATCATGTCCTCCAGTGTGGAGCCGCGCAGGCCCCGGCTTTTCCATGTTCCCATGGTGTCTGCCTCCTTACTGTTCCTTATCTTCTTCATCCTGTCCTGGATACCATATGGATGTCTTTGATGCATATCCTGACGTACCTTCTGTAAAATATCCCTGAGCCGCCCTGTTTAAGTTGATCACCTGGCCGGAATGGATGATCCGGTTGTATTCCACCTGCTGTTTTCCTTTTTTGGAAAGTGTCAGGAGCCACAAAAACCCGATATCCACCAGAAAGCACACCACCAGAGTTACCCACCAGACAGCGCCGATAAAATTCAGATAAAATACATAACGAAACGTCGGCCACAGGCTTCTTCCAAACTCGATCAGACGAACAGCCAGCAGCAGCCTTGCCAGCCACTTAGCCTGCATACAGTAACGGTATAAGAAATACCCCACGATCAGATTGAGCGGCGCCAAAATAATGTAGGTGAAGGGTTCCTGTTCCAGCATGATGCTGAGCGCATGGTAAAATCCCCGCGCAAAAAGCACGGCTCCCAACACCACATTCAGCTTAAGCTGCATATCAAGATATCCCGGATGAAGCTCTTCCATCTCCTCCTGCCGCGCTTCACGCTGCTCTTTCGTCCAATATACTCTTCTGTCCGGTCTGTTATTCTGTATCATCTGTATCTCCTTCTGTCACTTAAAATCCCATCTCCGCCAGCCGTTGCACCAGCTGAATATAGAATTCCAGCACTTTAAAATCCCGGTAATCCTCCCGGGTAAGGTCGATCATATCCCCATGGGAAATCCCACGCAGATACCGGTTGGTCACCACTCCCTGGAAATCCGCCCAACGCGCAGAATCCACTGTCACCAGACCGTCATTGGGTGCATCCAGACACTTTAAGATCCAGTAAGGGATGCAGAGCAGCTTACTGGAAAATCCATGTTTCATCAGACTTGCATAGCTCTGGTAATAAATACCCGGCACATCTTTATAAAGCTCGTTAAAGCCCTCTGCATAGTCGCAGGAAAGCTGGCGGCTGGCTACGTAGGCATTGGGCCTTGTATCCCCCAGCATCCCGAAGTAGCGGTCGATCATACCACAGACTCCATGGTAGACGCTTTCCGGAAGCCGCTTCAAAAAATCCACCAGCGCAGAACCGCGGTGAGGCGTATTGATCGTGGTCAGCGACGCAATATATGCATCCATATGTAAGCCGCTGATCAGATACCGGGAGTCTAAACCGCCCTTGGAATGGGCTATGATATTGACCTTCCCGCAGCCGGTCTCCTGCACGATCTCAAGGATCTTCTCCCTCAAGATCAGTCCGTTGTCCTCCACGGTCCCCCAGGCCTCCTGATGTCCGTAGTATACCTTTGCGCCGTTTCTCACAAGCTCTCTGGGAATCCGCCCCCAGTAATTGAAATAGTGGAAATCCCGGAAACCAACGCCGTGAACCAGGAGCAGCGGGTATTTTGTGCGGCAGATCTGATGTTCCACCCTCACATCGTCCAGGCGGATCTTACAGGTGTTGTGGTCAATCTCCTGTCTTGCAAGCCCCCGCACGTACAGGGCCAGTCCTAAGTTTAAAAACGGGATCCACAGCAGACACCAGACAACCAGCCGTTTTGCGATCCTCAGCCGTCTGCATACGATGCAGAGCCAGAACAGCGCTGCAAACATCCCCGCATAGGAAAGGGCAAACAGGATCAGTGAAACGATCACGGACGGTTCTTTTATGTACCCGAAAAAATTCCCAAAGACAGAAAAGCGGATCATCCGGTTCACCGCCCAGATCCCGGAGGCGAATACCAGCCATAAAAACAGGGTCAGAGCGCCTGTGAGAAACCGGAGAAGGCGCAGATGAAGCCTGCTGGCAGTGTCCACCGTCTGTGTCCATCGGTCCTGTTCCATGTTCTGATCCCTCCTTCTTGTCTTCCGGTGCCCGGTTATCTGGTTTGTACCCGGATATCCGGAGAATACTCAAACGGACTTAACGATCGATCCAAATACCCGCTCGAATTCTGATGGAACGGGCGCAGTAAATGTCTTCCCGCTCAGATAAGAAAATGGTTCCGGCAATTCTGGAAAAACCATCTGGTAGGAATGCAGCATCTGCGACCCGACGCGGAACTGTTTTTTCGCTTCTGCATTCACAAGCGGATCTCCATATTTGTAATCCCCGGCGATCGGATGTCCCACAGATGCCAGATGAGCGCGGATCTGATGGGTACGACCGGTGATCAGCGTTACTTTTAACAGTGTATATCCATTCTTTTGGGCAACTGGCTCATATTTTGTACGGATTGGCGCTCCCCCCTCGGTCTCTTTTTTTGAGACAGTCACCTGGTTGGTCTTTTCGTCTTTTACCAGGTATCCGTCTATGGTCTGGGAGACCGCGACACTGCCCTTCACAGCACAGAGATAATATTTGTGCAGGGAGCGGTCTTTGAGGACTGCCGACAGCATCTGAAGACCGGCAAGGGATTTCCCTGCTGCAACAAGCCCGCTGGTATTCCGATCCAGACGGTTGCAGACCGACGGGCGGAAGCTGCGCAAGGCTTCTCTGGTCAGCTGGCCGGAGTCCAGCAGATAATCGATCAGATATTCCACCAGAGACTCATCTGTTTCCTTCGCCTTTTGGGAAAGCATGCCGGAAGGTTTGTTGACCAGCAGAATATGGCTGTCCTCATAGATGATATCCAGCTTCTGCTTTTTCACAGCCTGGACCTTTACCTCTGAGAATTTTTCAAAGGTCTCGTCGGAAAGGAAGAATTTGATCTCATCCCCCTCCGCCACTTTCTCGGAGCCGTCGCATTTCTTTCCATTCAGGGTAATATTCTTTTTCCGCATCATTTTATAAATAAAGCTTTTCCCGGCAAGGTTCAAATATTTGCCCAGCAGCTTGTCCAGCCGCTGCCCTGCCTCATTGTTGTTCACCGTAATCTGTTTCATTCGGATGTACCTTTCTTTTGGTTTCCGTCAGTACGCTCGGCTGCCCCTGCTGTCTGCCCTATGGTTTTTCTACATGGACAGGCTTTTAAGCAGCGCCGCCCCGTATGCCACACTGCCGTCATCCTCGTAGCTGTCCGCCGGTTTTAGATTATCCAGCCTGCGGAGGAAGCTGTGCTCGTCCCGGAGGATCTTCACATTGGGGGACAGTTTGTTTGCCGTAAACAGCGCGTTCAATGCCTTTTCCGCTTTTGCCGTGTCCAGCTTCGGAGCGGTGCAGTATGCGTAGACTCCTCCCGGATGTACGGCTGCCGCATCGATCGGCATGATCTGTTCCTTTGTTGTCACGATCAGATCATACACGATGGTACACTTCTCCTCATAGCCCCGTACTTTCTCATAAAAGCCCTTCGGCGGCGTCCTGTATTTCCAGGATGCGATCAGCGGCGACGCCATATTGGCCATGGGCAGCACCGTCAGGATCGCCATGACCGTCAGGATATTCTTTGCTGCCTGATTGTCTGTCAGATACCGGGCCAGAAGCTGCGCCAGGATCGCCAGGATCAGCACTGCTGTGATGCTCAGACGCATTTTTCTGTTCTTGTCCCGGTATCCGTATTGTCCTTTGTTTATCTTCATGCAATCATACCATCCTTCTTTCTACAGCGAGTCCATGACACGCAGCAGAAACTCATGGGGAAATACTTTGCAGAGCACAGAAAATGCCTTCATAAGCGGACCGTAAACAGAAATGCTTTTTCCCATCATACTGTCCCGCAGCGCCAGGCGCACCACTTTTTTCGGGTCGGCCATGGCAAGCCGCTTGTAAAGAGGGATCGTACCTGTCGTCTCTGCAATATCAAAAAATTCTGTTTTCACCGGACCCGGGCATACGGCTGTCACTGTGATGTCCCTGGCGCGCAGCTCTGTGTTCAGCGCCCGGCTGTAGCTGAGCACAAAGGATTTAGTCGCCGCATAGATGGCAAATCCCGGTTGAGGCAGGAATGACGCCGAGGATGCAAACTGGATGATCCGGCTGTGATCCGGGATATAGGGCAGGACGATATGGGTCACGGCGCAAAGAGCCTCACAGTTTAGGCGAACCATACCGGTCTCATCCCGGAGTCCCAGATTGCCCACCTTGCCGATCTTTCCATAACCGGCGGAATTCACAAGAAGCCTTACTTCCGGTTTCTTCTCCTGCAGCGCTTCATCCAGAGATTTTAAATCCTCCTCATCACACAGATCAAGAGGGAATATGCGCAGCGGTACCGGAAGCTGCCGCTCCAGCTCTCTCAAGCGGTCCTCCCGCCGCGCGACAGCCCAGATCTCTCCAATCCCGCTGAAACGGTCTGCGATCTGTATGATGGCTTCTCTTCCCATGCCGGAGGAAGCTCCGGTTACAATTGCTATCTTCATGTCTGATCCTGCCTTTCTGTTTATACTTCTTACAAAAAATACTGACACTATTTCTTCACTTTCCTATGAACATTGCGGATCGTTTTCTTTTTACCTGCTTTTTCTTTTCTGGCATCTGACTGCTTTTGGTTGCCAGAAGACCGCTCACCCCCGGCTTTTCCACTGCCGGAAGCGCCGCCCCGCGGGCGTATCAGGCACTTCTTGTCAAAACCGATGAGATCCGTCCTTCCCGCCTTCTCAAGGGCCTCCTTCACCAGTTCATAGTTCATTGGATTCCGATACTGGATCAGGGCGCGCTGCATGGCCTTCTCGTGAGGGTTCACCGGGACATACACCGGCTCCATGGTCCTCGGGTCCAGGCCTGTGTAATACATGCATGTGGAGATGGTGGACGGCGTCGGATAAAAGTCCTGCACCTGCTCCGGCATATAGCCCAGATCCCGCAGATACTCCGCCAGCTCTACCGCCTCCTTTAACGAAGAACCGGGATGTGAGGACATCAGGTATGGCACCAGATACTGGTCCTTGTGAAGCCTCTCGTTCATCTCGTTGTATTCCTTCACAAACTGCCGGTACACGGAATTCCTGGGCTTGCCCATCTTAGAGAGCACCGCGTCGGCCACATGCTCCGGCGCGACCTTCAGCTGGCCGCTCACATGATATTCGCACAGCTCCCGCAGAAACATCCGGTTCTTATCTGCCAGCAGATAATCAAACCGGATTCCGGAGCGGATAAATACTTTCCTCACCTTCGGTATGGCCCTCAGCTTCCGAAGCAGCGCGATGTAATCGCTGTGGTCGGCATTCAGATTCTTACATGGTTCAGGAAAAAGGCACTGTTTCCCCGGACATGCCCCCTTTGTCATCTGCTTCTCACAGGCCGGAAAACGGAAATTGGCTGTGGGGCCGCCCACATCGTGGATGTAGCCTTTAAAATCCGCATCTTCTGTCAGAAGCGTCGCCTCCTCCACCAGAGATTCATGGCTCCGCGCCTGGATGATCCGCCCCTGATGGAAGGTCAGGGCACAGAAGCTGCAGGAACCGAAGCACCCCCGGTTGCTGATCAGGCTGAACTTGATCTCCCGGACCGCGGGGACACCGCCCAGGGATTCATAGGCGGGATGATAGCTTCTCATATAAGGCAGGCTGTAAACCTCGTCCATCTCGTCCTGGGTCAGTGGCTTTGAGGGCGGGTTCTGCACAACAAATTCTTTTCCGCCATAAGGCTCCGCCAGCCGCTTCCCGGTAAAGGGATCGGTATTTCCATACTGTCTGTAAAAACTCCTTGCATACTCCCGTTTATCCGCTTTCAGCTGTTCAAAATCCGGGAGCAGTTCATAATCATACACCATATCCAGGCTTCTGGTCTTAAACACAGTGCCGTCAATAAATGTGATGTCTTTTACGTCGATCCCGCTGTCCAGGGCGTCGGCGATCTCCACGATGGAGTGTTCCCCCATGCCGTAGGAGATCAGATCCGCCTGGGAATCCAACAGGATGGACCGTTTCAGCTTGTTGGACCAGTAATCATAGTGGGCAAGCCGCCGGAGGCTCGCCTCGATCCCTCCGATGATAACCGGGGAATCCTTATATACGGACCGGATCAGGTTACAGTAGACGACCGTGGCATAGTCCGGGCGTTTGCCCATAATGCCGCCTGGAGTGTAGGAATCCTGCCGCCTCCGCTTCCTGGATACCGAATAGTGGTTCACCATGGAATCCATATTGCCTGCAGATACCAAAAATCCCAGTCTGGGTCTTCCCAATATCTGCACGCTGGCTGCATCCTTCCAGTCGGGCTGGGAAATGATCCCCACTTTATAGCCGTGCGCCTCCAAAAGCCTGCTGATGATCGCCGTGCCGAAAGAAGGGTGATCCACATAGGCATCCCCTGTCACATAAACGAAATCACAATGTTCCCAGCCGCGTTTTTCCATATCGGCGCGGCAGATTGGTAAATAATCCTGCATTTTGTCCTCCAGAATACCTGTCATGCAAACAACTCATCATAATCATGGATGAAATAATCCGCCAGCCGTTTCTTTTCTTCCCGCATCTGCGCGGAGAATTCATCCTCTACAGCACACACCTTCATGCCTGCCGCGCGTCCCGCCAGGATTCCCGCGGGAACATCCTCGAACACCATGCAGCGTCCGGGCTCCACCTTCAGGGTGTCTGCCACCTTCAGATAAATGTCCGGCGCCGGTTTCCCCGCCGCCACCTCACAGGCCGTGGTGATCACCTGGAAATATGGTTCAATTTCCAGGGAATTCAGCACAACATCTACCATGGCCCGCCCATTGCTGGTGGCTATTCCTGCCCTGATCCCATTCCCCTTCAAATAATCCAGGAACCGGCGGACGCCCTTTTTCAGTGGAACCTCCCTGCGGTATTTCTCGATACTCATATCGATCCACGCCTGTTTGATCTCGTCAAGGGAATCCGGTATCTGAAAGGTCTCCTTAAAATACACAGCCGTCTCAGAAAAGCTCATGCCCTCGATCTCTTTCTGCAGCTTAGGCGGGCAGGTATACCCAAACCGTCCCAGATACTCAATATCGATCTGTTTCCACATCCACATGGAATCCACCAGAGTGCCGTCCAGATCAAAGATCACGGCGTCCTTATGCTGCAATAATCGGACAATCTTGTTCATTTTATTCCTTTGCCTCCAGACTTTTTTCTCCAAGCGCTTCTAGTTCCTCATCGGTGAGATGCCGGTACTGCCCCGGCAAAAGGTTTTCATCCAGCGTCAGAGGCCCCATGGACAGGCGCTTTAGGAATACCACCTTGCAGCCCATCGCCTCAAACATCCGTTTTACCTGATGAAATTTGCCTTCACGGATGGTCAGTAGAACCTCGGAAACACCGTCAGCCGCTGCACTCCACTTTAGCAGCTCAAGCTTCGCAGGCATCACCTGCGTTCCGTCTGTCAGAGTGATGCCTGCGGCCATCTGTTCTGCACAATCCCTCGGAAGTGTACCTTCCACCCTTGCATAGTACTGTTTGTCCACATGCTTTTTGGGCGTCAGCAAACGGTGGGCCAAGTCTCCGTCGTTGGTCAAGAGCAGCAGCCCCTCTGTATCGATATCCAGCCGTCCTACCGGAAACAGGTCGCTGCGGTTGTCTCCCTCCAGAAGATCGATCACCGTTTTATGCAGATTGTCCTCCGTGGCGGAAACCACCCCCTGCGGCTTATTCAGCATAATATATTCAAAGGTCCGGTAAGACACCAAAGCTCCGTCAAAGGTCACCCAGTCTGCATCCGGATCGATCTTCCGCTCTGTTTTCTTCTCTGTCTCGCCATTTACCAGGATCCTTCCTTTTTTAGCCGCTTCTTTTATCTGGCTGCGGCTTCCCTTATTCATCTCCACTAAAAACTTATCCAGTCTGATCATCTTTGCCATCACTGCCACCGCCATCCGGGATAATATTTATTCTTCAGACTGCCGCCGGTGCACTTCGCCCAGCCCATGGGATAACCATCTACGCAGACCAGGCACCAGCCTTTCTTTGTACTGTCCTGCTCTTCCTGCGTTAAAAAGATGGTCTCACCCTTCAGATATCGTATGGTCCGCTCATCTTCTGCGGAAAAAGAAACCGTATTCTCATATTCCCGTTGCTTAAGGACCATCGCCATGGCCTGGGAAGGCTCGAATCTCTGTTTCTTCCACTCGCCCACCAAAAGACCAGTCCTTAAATACCGCAGGTTCCAGCTGCGGTCAAAGATCTCCGGAAGGTAATAGACCATCCCGTTTTTTATCATCATGCGGCTCCGGTCAAGGGGCTGCTTCAGCCCTTTTTCCCAGGTTAGATAATCGCTTTCCTTTTCCAGCGCGCGGATCTCAGAGTCCGCCTTTTTATGGATGGTGACAGGATCACATGATACTTCCTCCTGTTCGCCCGTCTTTTTACGGAGCAGCGCAAGAAAATGCCCCTCGCCCTGGATCTTATGAGGGAACAGACGGATGACCGGCTTTTCGTCCACGCCGGGACAGGCCCCTTCCCAGAGTTTAACGGCTACCAGCTCCATATCCGGTGCTTTTTCCAGAATCCAGTCTATGGTCTCTTCATCCTCCACCTTAGCAAAGGTACAGGTAGAATATAATAGAAGCCCGCCTGGCTTCAGCATCCTGACTGCATGGAACAGGATCTCTCTCTGTATGGTCGCGTAATATTCCGGCCCGTGTTCCAGCCAGCTTTTGATCAGATCCGGATCCTTGCGGAACATCCCCTCCCCGGAGCAGGGCGCGTCTACTAAAATCTTGTCGAAAAACATCCCAAAGGTATCTGCAAGCTTCTCCGGCGTTTCGCTGGTCACACAGATATTGGGGATGCCAAACAGCTCCAGGTTCTTTAAAAGCGCTCTTGCGCGGGAATTGCTGATATCATTGGATACGAGCAGTCCCTCGCCGAACAGCCTTGCACCCAGTTCCGTACTTTTGCCGCCTGGAGCCGCGCACAGATCCAGGACACGGTCCCCCGGCTCCACCGGGAGCACCGCTGCAGGAGCCATCGCGCTTGGCTCCTGGATGTAGTAAAGCCCCGCATAATAATAAGGATGCTTGGCTGCCCGCACATCCTCCGGAATATAATATCCGCCGCCGCACCAGGGGACCGGTTGCAGCTTGAAGGGGGAAATTGTGTCCTCCCATTCGCGCAGTTCCAGCTTGGACCTGTTGATCCGAAGCCCCTGGCAAGGCGCGCATTGATAGCTGGACAGCCAGGATTCATATTCCGGGCCCAGCAGTTGTTTCATGGATTGTAAAAAACGTTCCGGTAAATCTATCTGCATTCCATATTCCTCTATTCACGAATCAAGTGTTCATCAGATTCCGTTCTTTTGACTCTGGTATCAGGATATCAGTATATCACAAATTTCTTTTCAAGGGAATAATACCGCCGCCGAATTCATCATATATTGAAAAAAAGCCCGGAGTT
This portion of the Clostridium sp. AN503 genome encodes:
- a CDS encoding DUF3837 family protein — protein: MVFSIVKQSIEIRLGFENPPKINADTECAAAIGILAKLYGLPVPERREDLVTMQKDLETQTMGRPATEQMEKLGQILYAYEPKTAVDDEKYDLLKYSYEQTEKSV
- a CDS encoding pseudouridine synthase — encoded protein: MIRLDKFLVEMNKGSRSQIKEAAKKGRILVNGETEKKTERKIDPDADWVTFDGALVSYRTFEYIMLNKPQGVVSATEDNLHKTVIDLLEGDNRSDLFPVGRLDIDTEGLLLLTNDGDLAHRLLTPKKHVDKQYYARVEGTLPRDCAEQMAAGITLTDGTQVMPAKLELLKWSAAADGVSEVLLTIREGKFHQVKRMFEAMGCKVVFLKRLSMGPLTLDENLLPGQYRHLTDEELEALGEKSLEAKE
- a CDS encoding SDR family NAD(P)-dependent oxidoreductase, with product MKIAIVTGASSGMGREAIIQIADRFSGIGEIWAVARREDRLRELERQLPVPLRIFPLDLCDEEDLKSLDEALQEKKPEVRLLVNSAGYGKIGKVGNLGLRDETGMVRLNCEALCAVTHIVLPYIPDHSRIIQFASSASFLPQPGFAIYAATKSFVLSYSRALNTELRARDITVTAVCPGPVKTEFFDIAETTGTIPLYKRLAMADPKKVVRLALRDSMMGKSISVYGPLMKAFSVLCKVFPHEFLLRVMDSL
- a CDS encoding O-linked GlcNAc transferase-like protein yields the protein MKINKGQYGYRDKNRKMRLSITAVLILAILAQLLARYLTDNQAAKNILTVMAILTVLPMANMASPLIASWKYRTPPKGFYEKVRGYEEKCTIVYDLIVTTKEQIMPIDAAAVHPGGVYAYCTAPKLDTAKAEKALNALFTANKLSPNVKILRDEHSFLRRLDNLKPADSYEDDGSVAYGAALLKSLSM
- a CDS encoding RsmB/NOP family class I SAM-dependent RNA methyltransferase, which codes for MQIDLPERFLQSMKQLLGPEYESWLSSYQCAPCQGLRINRSKLELREWEDTISPFKLQPVPWCGGGYYIPEDVRAAKHPYYYAGLYYIQEPSAMAPAAVLPVEPGDRVLDLCAAPGGKSTELGARLFGEGLLVSNDISNSRARALLKNLELFGIPNICVTSETPEKLADTFGMFFDKILVDAPCSGEGMFRKDPDLIKSWLEHGPEYYATIQREILFHAVRMLKPGGLLLYSTCTFAKVEDEETIDWILEKAPDMELVAVKLWEGACPGVDEKPVIRLFPHKIQGEGHFLALLRKKTGEQEEVSCDPVTIHKKADSEIRALEKESDYLTWEKGLKQPLDRSRMMIKNGMVYYLPEIFDRSWNLRYLRTGLLVGEWKKQRFEPSQAMAMVLKQREYENTVSFSAEDERTIRYLKGETIFLTQEEQDSTKKGWCLVCVDGYPMGWAKCTGGSLKNKYYPGWRWQ
- a CDS encoding RluA family pseudouridine synthase — protein: MKQITVNNNEAGQRLDKLLGKYLNLAGKSFIYKMMRKKNITLNGKKCDGSEKVAEGDEIKFFLSDETFEKFSEVKVQAVKKQKLDIIYEDSHILLVNKPSGMLSQKAKETDESLVEYLIDYLLDSGQLTREALRSFRPSVCNRLDRNTSGLVAAGKSLAGLQMLSAVLKDRSLHKYYLCAVKGSVAVSQTIDGYLVKDEKTNQVTVSKKETEGGAPIRTKYEPVAQKNGYTLLKVTLITGRTHQIRAHLASVGHPIAGDYKYGDPLVNAEAKKQFRVGSQMLHSYQMVFPELPEPFSYLSGKTFTAPVPSEFERVFGSIVKSV
- a CDS encoding Holliday junction resolvase RecU, which codes for MGTWKSRGLRGSTLEDMINHSNEIYREKKLALIQKIPTPITPINIEKESRHITLAYFDQKSTVDYIGAVQGIPICFDAKECAVRTFPLQNVHEHQVRFMKEFEEQGGIAFIILHFTAEDEIYYIPFCDLYRFWRRMEDGGRKSFTYDEIDKTYQIHTQRDILVHYLKTIQMDLDSRE
- a CDS encoding triacylglycerol lipase is translated as MEQDRWTQTVDTASRLHLRLLRFLTGALTLFLWLVFASGIWAVNRMIRFSVFGNFFGYIKEPSVIVSLILFALSYAGMFAALFWLCIVCRRLRIAKRLVVWCLLWIPFLNLGLALYVRGLARQEIDHNTCKIRLDDVRVEHQICRTKYPLLLVHGVGFRDFHYFNYWGRIPRELVRNGAKVYYGHQEAWGTVEDNGLILREKILEIVQETGCGKVNIIAHSKGGLDSRYLISGLHMDAYIASLTTINTPHRGSALVDFLKRLPESVYHGVCGMIDRYFGMLGDTRPNAYVASRQLSCDYAEGFNELYKDVPGIYYQSYASLMKHGFSSKLLCIPYWILKCLDAPNDGLVTVDSARWADFQGVVTNRYLRGISHGDMIDLTREDYRDFKVLEFYIQLVQRLAEMGF
- a CDS encoding YgiQ family radical SAM protein; the encoded protein is MQDYLPICRADMEKRGWEHCDFVYVTGDAYVDHPSFGTAIISRLLEAHGYKVGIISQPDWKDAASVQILGRPRLGFLVSAGNMDSMVNHYSVSRKRRRQDSYTPGGIMGKRPDYATVVYCNLIRSVYKDSPVIIGGIEASLRRLAHYDYWSNKLKRSILLDSQADLISYGMGEHSIVEIADALDSGIDVKDITFIDGTVFKTRSLDMVYDYELLPDFEQLKADKREYARSFYRQYGNTDPFTGKRLAEPYGGKEFVVQNPPSKPLTQDEMDEVYSLPYMRSYHPAYESLGGVPAVREIKFSLISNRGCFGSCSFCALTFHQGRIIQARSHESLVEEATLLTEDADFKGYIHDVGGPTANFRFPACEKQMTKGACPGKQCLFPEPCKNLNADHSDYIALLRKLRAIPKVRKVFIRSGIRFDYLLADKNRMFLRELCEYHVSGQLKVAPEHVADAVLSKMGKPRNSVYRQFVKEYNEMNERLHKDQYLVPYLMSSHPGSSLKEAVELAEYLRDLGYMPEQVQDFYPTPSTISTCMYYTGLDPRTMEPVYVPVNPHEKAMQRALIQYRNPMNYELVKEALEKAGRTDLIGFDKKCLIRPRGGASGSGKAGGERSSGNQKQSDARKEKAGKKKTIRNVHRKVKK
- a CDS encoding HAD family phosphatase encodes the protein MNKIVRLLQHKDAVIFDLDGTLVDSMWMWKQIDIEYLGRFGYTCPPKLQKEIEGMSFSETAVYFKETFQIPDSLDEIKQAWIDMSIEKYRREVPLKKGVRRFLDYLKGNGIRAGIATSNGRAMVDVVLNSLEIEPYFQVITTACEVAAGKPAPDIYLKVADTLKVEPGRCMVFEDVPAGILAGRAAGMKVCAVEDEFSAQMREEKKRLADYFIHDYDELFA